In Clostridium sp. DL-VIII, the following proteins share a genomic window:
- a CDS encoding MetQ/NlpA family ABC transporter substrate-binding protein produces the protein MSKIKKIYMKLLIITMTFCIGVTGLAGCSNNATNSGVTVPDKKIVKIGITTPDDIIWDAVKKKAAEDNIEIQTICFSNVNINEVLASRDVDLNAFQHYAYFEKNKADLGLDLVALGDMYILRLDIYSKKYKSLNDLPNGAKIAVPNDAVNIGRSLKVFEEAGLITLKDGAGNTPETADIASNPKNIQLVEIEHSQIVRSLDDVDAGIVFVKDAVDGGLDPSKDPIYVNNIDPTDKNLKQYINLIAARAEDRDNETYKKVVKAFNSEEVAQAIFEQFKHGAIPAWDEKYANQ, from the coding sequence ATGAGTAAAATAAAAAAAATTTATATGAAATTACTGATTATAACTATGACATTTTGTATTGGAGTTACAGGATTAGCTGGATGTAGTAATAATGCAACTAACAGTGGAGTGACCGTCCCAGATAAAAAGATTGTAAAAATAGGAATAACAACACCTGATGATATAATATGGGATGCTGTAAAGAAAAAAGCGGCTGAAGATAATATAGAAATACAAACAATATGTTTTTCTAATGTAAATATAAATGAGGTATTAGCTAGTAGAGATGTTGATCTTAATGCCTTTCAACATTATGCATATTTTGAAAAAAACAAAGCAGATTTAGGATTAGATCTTGTAGCATTAGGGGACATGTATATTCTACGCTTAGATATATACTCTAAAAAGTATAAATCATTAAATGATTTACCAAATGGCGCAAAAATAGCTGTACCTAATGATGCAGTAAATATAGGAAGGTCATTAAAAGTATTTGAAGAAGCTGGTTTAATCACTCTTAAAGATGGGGCAGGAAACACTCCAGAAACAGCAGACATAGCTTCAAATCCTAAAAATATTCAACTCGTTGAGATAGAACATTCTCAAATTGTAAGATCTCTAGATGATGTTGATGCAGGTATTGTTTTTGTAAAAGATGCAGTAGATGGAGGATTAGATCCATCAAAAGATCCCATATATGTAAACAACATTGATCCAACTGATAAGAATTTAAAACAATATATAAACCTGATTGCAGCAAGGGCAGAAGATAGAGATAATGAAACGTATAAAAAGGTTGTTAAAGCATTTAATAGTGAAGAAGTAGCTCAGGCTATATTTGAACAATTTAAACATGGTGCAATTCCAGCGTGGGACGAAAAATATGCAAACCAATAA
- a CDS encoding methionine ABC transporter permease, translated as MEVLKDLFPNVIKYHTKLFDSTIDTLIMVIISAVIAIILGLILGIMLVITSKNKIYENMKLNNILGKIINAFRSIPFVIIITLILPFTKFIVGTSIGIKGAIVPMIIGSAPFIARQIEQALFEVDNGVIEAARAMGMSKIYIIYRVLIREGMPGIIRALVISIISLINLSAMAGTVGGGGLGDFAIRYGYSQYMTDITIVTVLILLLIVTVVQGTGNLILKKITH; from the coding sequence ATGGAAGTACTAAAAGATCTATTTCCTAATGTGATTAAATATCATACAAAACTTTTTGATTCAACAATAGACACATTAATTATGGTTATAATATCTGCAGTTATAGCAATAATATTAGGATTGATATTAGGTATTATGCTTGTAATTACATCTAAAAATAAAATCTATGAAAATATGAAATTGAACAATATTCTTGGGAAAATCATTAATGCATTTAGATCGATTCCATTTGTAATAATAATTACACTTATCCTGCCTTTTACTAAATTTATAGTTGGAACATCCATAGGGATCAAAGGGGCTATTGTGCCAATGATAATTGGGAGTGCACCATTTATTGCAAGACAGATAGAACAAGCTTTATTTGAAGTTGATAATGGCGTTATTGAAGCAGCAAGAGCTATGGGCATGTCGAAAATATATATAATTTACAGAGTATTAATTAGAGAAGGAATGCCTGGAATTATAAGGGCTCTAGTAATATCTATAATTAGTTTGATAAATCTTTCAGCAATGGCTGGAACTGTTGGAGGAGGAGGTCTTGGAGATTTTGCTATTAGATATGGATATTCTCAATATATGACGGATATAACCATTGTAACAGTTTTGATTTTATTGCTTATCGTAACTGTAGTACAAGGAACTGGAAATCTAATACTTAAAAAGATAACACATTAA
- a CDS encoding aminotransferase class I/II-fold pyridoxal phosphate-dependent enzyme — MLSLSDKVEKFSESMIRQMTILANKYGAINLAQGFPEFDPSSKLILALEKAAKEGPHQYAPSWGAENFRQAIADKQSLSFGRRIDSNTEVLVTCGSTEAMISVMLTVFNPGDKVIIFSPYYTSYVADAILAQAEPIFVSLKAPNFNFEESELEEAFKQSPKAIILCNPSNPSGKVFTQKELIIIGNLAEKYNAFVITDEVYEHIVYKPFKQVYFASLPGMFESTISCSSLSKTYSITGWRLGYVIAPKKIIENVRKIHDFLTVAAPSPLQEAAITGLNFNDGYYDELQEVYTKKRDYFLKGLDEIGLKHTNPEGTYFVLVDISEFEYESDIEFCKFLVKEYGIAAVPGSSFFHEGGNNWVRMHFAKNNETLSEALRRLRNLKKSIERRVKYD, encoded by the coding sequence ATGCTTAGTTTAAGTGATAAAGTGGAAAAGTTTTCGGAATCAATGATAAGACAAATGACAATCCTTGCAAATAAATATGGGGCCATAAATCTAGCACAGGGGTTTCCGGAATTCGATCCATCTAGTAAATTAATTTTAGCCTTGGAGAAAGCTGCCAAAGAAGGGCCGCATCAATATGCACCATCGTGGGGAGCTGAAAATTTTCGGCAGGCTATAGCTGATAAACAATCCTTAAGTTTTGGAAGAAGAATAGATTCTAATACAGAGGTACTTGTTACATGTGGATCTACAGAAGCTATGATAAGCGTAATGCTAACAGTGTTTAATCCAGGAGATAAAGTTATTATTTTTTCACCTTATTATACAAGTTATGTAGCTGATGCAATACTTGCGCAGGCAGAACCAATATTTGTTTCGCTCAAAGCACCTAATTTTAATTTTGAAGAAAGTGAATTAGAGGAAGCATTTAAACAAAGTCCCAAAGCAATAATTCTTTGTAACCCTTCAAATCCATCAGGTAAAGTGTTTACTCAGAAAGAACTAATAATTATAGGTAACCTGGCAGAGAAATATAATGCCTTTGTCATAACTGATGAAGTATATGAACACATAGTTTACAAACCATTTAAGCAGGTATATTTTGCTTCTTTGCCAGGAATGTTTGAAAGCACTATTTCATGCAGCTCACTTTCAAAAACTTATTCTATAACAGGGTGGAGATTAGGATATGTAATTGCACCAAAGAAAATAATAGAGAATGTAAGAAAAATACATGATTTTTTAACTGTAGCAGCTCCTTCACCGCTTCAGGAAGCAGCAATAACGGGATTGAATTTTAATGATGGATACTATGATGAATTGCAGGAAGTATATACGAAAAAGCGAGATTATTTTTTGAAGGGACTAGATGAAATTGGATTAAAGCATACAAACCCAGAAGGAACATATTTTGTTTTAGTTGATATATCTGAATTTGAATATGAAAGTGATATTGAGTTTTGTAAATTCTTAGTGAAGGAATATGGAATTGCAGCGGTACCAGGATCGAGTTTTTTTCATGAAGGCGGCAATAATTGGGTGAGGATGCATTTTGCTAAGAATAACGAAACCTTAAGTGAAGCTTTAAGGAGACTTAGAAATCTAAAAAAATCTATAGAAAGGAGAGTTAAATATGATTGA
- a CDS encoding iron-containing alcohol dehydrogenase family protein produces the protein MSAINVPRYYENRRGIIKEAGDYIRRLGKNVLIVGGNNALTAVGGKFYKSLEINEIKYEVKIFTGYPTQKCIREISAMAVANKNDVIIGVGGGKVLDLVKAVGNKINMAVVTIPTIPATCAAWSALAVIYKENGEQDIYIHLENSPQLILADKDILSKAPKRYINSGVADTIAKWYEIAPDLKGNKDDFSIRLQLKVCELALEFLKDDYVKSAIDGSLFDKAYLIDNAVDSIIMLAGLAGSINGSVPYGGLAHPFYNNSTKIHETHKLLHGEKVIFGLLVQFVLEGRDEREILGFVEWMKKLNLPITLDDLGIKSNIREKVTVIAKGMLESIGNYSGLSYVLNEKHIIDAIFKVDSLGKNNLNRENGINA, from the coding sequence ATGAGTGCAATAAATGTCCCAAGATATTATGAAAATAGGAGAGGCATTATAAAAGAAGCAGGAGATTATATAAGAAGGTTAGGCAAAAATGTCTTAATTGTTGGCGGAAATAATGCTCTTACAGCTGTAGGAGGAAAATTTTATAAAAGTCTTGAAATCAATGAAATAAAGTATGAGGTGAAAATATTCACTGGATATCCAACTCAAAAATGTATTAGAGAAATATCAGCAATGGCTGTTGCAAATAAAAATGATGTAATAATAGGAGTTGGAGGTGGAAAAGTTCTAGATTTAGTAAAGGCAGTAGGAAATAAAATCAATATGGCTGTTGTCACAATACCTACTATTCCAGCTACCTGCGCTGCATGGTCAGCTCTAGCTGTAATATATAAGGAAAATGGTGAACAAGATATATATATTCATCTGGAAAATTCTCCGCAGCTTATACTAGCAGATAAAGATATTCTATCAAAGGCTCCGAAAAGATATATTAATTCAGGAGTTGCGGATACTATTGCAAAATGGTATGAAATAGCTCCAGATTTAAAAGGTAATAAAGATGATTTTTCCATAAGGCTCCAATTAAAAGTATGTGAGCTTGCTTTAGAATTTTTAAAGGATGATTATGTAAAATCAGCTATAGATGGGAGCTTATTTGATAAAGCATATTTAATTGATAATGCAGTTGATTCAATTATTATGTTAGCAGGATTAGCAGGGAGTATAAATGGCAGTGTTCCTTATGGGGGATTAGCACATCCATTTTACAATAATTCAACTAAAATACATGAAACCCATAAGTTGCTTCACGGTGAAAAAGTTATTTTTGGGCTACTAGTACAATTTGTTTTAGAAGGTAGAGATGAACGAGAAATACTTGGATTTGTTGAATGGATGAAGAAATTAAATTTACCTATAACCCTAGATGATTTAGGAATTAAATCAAATATAAGGGAGAAAGTAACTGTAATTGCTAAAGGTATGTTAGAAAGTATAGGAAATTATTCTGGTTTAAGTTATGTGTTAAATGAAAAGCACATAATAGATGCAATATTTAAAGTAGATAGTCTAGGGAAAAATAATTTAAACAGGGAGAATGGAATAAATGCTTAG
- the cysK gene encoding cysteine synthase A, with the protein MNYVSDIKELIGKTPLIKLTHINVKENINVFAKLECFNPGGSVKDRIGVKMIKGAEEKGILKKGYTIIDATAGNTGLGIALAAINKGYNIVFVVPRKFSIEKQKLIKALGAEIINTPDEEGMLGAINKAEELLKEIPNSISLEQFENEDNPLAHYESTGPEIYEALEGKIDYFVAGAGSGGTFTGITKCLKERDKNIKGILADPEGSTMVGGEHKSYKIEGIGNDFVPKTMDISLVDKVIKVNDEEAFGMVRLLAKKEGLIVGSSSGAILAAAIKLSEEIDSGNIVVVFPDRGDRYLSTTLFDE; encoded by the coding sequence ATGAATTACGTAAGCGATATAAAAGAACTTATAGGAAAAACTCCTTTAATAAAGCTTACTCATATTAATGTAAAGGAAAATATAAATGTATTTGCAAAATTAGAATGCTTTAATCCAGGTGGAAGCGTAAAAGATAGAATTGGCGTAAAAATGATTAAAGGTGCTGAAGAAAAAGGAATATTAAAAAAAGGATATACAATAATTGATGCTACAGCAGGAAATACTGGGCTTGGAATAGCATTAGCTGCAATAAATAAAGGTTACAATATAGTTTTTGTAGTTCCAAGAAAGTTTTCTATAGAAAAACAAAAATTAATTAAAGCATTAGGTGCAGAGATTATTAATACTCCAGATGAAGAGGGGATGCTTGGGGCAATAAATAAAGCAGAAGAACTATTAAAAGAAATTCCAAACAGCATTAGTTTGGAGCAATTTGAAAATGAGGATAATCCTTTAGCGCATTATGAAAGTACAGGACCAGAAATATATGAAGCATTAGAAGGAAAAATAGATTATTTTGTGGCAGGAGCAGGTAGTGGAGGTACTTTCACTGGAATTACTAAATGCCTAAAGGAAAGAGATAAAAATATTAAGGGAATACTTGCAGACCCAGAAGGATCAACAATGGTTGGTGGTGAGCATAAAAGCTATAAAATAGAAGGCATAGGAAATGATTTTGTTCCCAAAACCATGGACATATCTTTAGTTGATAAAGTAATAAAAGTTAATGATGAGGAAGCATTTGGAATGGTGAGATTATTAGCTAAAAAGGAAGGTTTAATTGTTGGGTCATCATCAGGAGCTATACTTGCAGCAGCAATAAAATTATCTGAGGAAATAGATAGTGGAAATATAGTAGTAGTCTTTCCTGATAGAGGAGATAGGTATTTAAGTACAACTTTATTTGATGAATAA
- a CDS encoding PLP-dependent aspartate aminotransferase family protein, translating to MKIESILVHGAIDGDETTGSVNVPIYQTSTYKQEELGKNKGYEYSRTGNPTREALEKTIALLEGGTGGLAFSSGMAAITAVLSLLNSGDKIIIPSNLYGGTFRVIDKVFKNFNIQYEIVDFSRINDVKRILEDNKENGKIKAVFIETPTNPLMDITDIEEVSKLAREYGVLTIVDNTFMSPYLQRPLEFGADIVVHSATKYLGGHSNVVAGLIVVNDEKLWDKLHFIQNSTGGVLGPFDSFLLLQGIKTLGVRLDRHNENAENIVDFLSQNEYVDKIYYPGLKASKGYDIHKKQASGFGGVLSFVINEKVDYKKFLSSLRLITLGESLGGVESLICHPATMTHAAIPYKIRQEVGIVDNLVRLSVGIENIDDLLEDLNNAFKESKVK from the coding sequence ATGAAAATAGAATCAATATTAGTTCATGGTGCTATTGATGGAGATGAGACAACGGGATCAGTAAATGTTCCGATTTATCAAACATCGACATATAAGCAGGAGGAACTAGGTAAAAATAAAGGTTATGAATATTCAAGAACAGGCAATCCAACCAGGGAAGCATTAGAGAAAACTATTGCTCTGCTGGAAGGCGGCACAGGGGGACTTGCTTTTAGCAGTGGAATGGCTGCGATTACAGCAGTTTTGTCTTTACTAAACAGTGGAGATAAGATAATAATTCCAAGTAACCTTTATGGAGGAACCTTTAGAGTCATTGATAAGGTATTTAAGAATTTCAATATTCAATATGAAATAGTTGATTTTTCCAGAATAAATGATGTTAAGAGAATTTTAGAAGATAATAAAGAGAATGGGAAGATAAAAGCTGTATTTATAGAAACACCTACGAATCCTCTTATGGATATTACAGATATTGAGGAAGTCAGTAAACTTGCAAGAGAATATGGTGTACTAACAATAGTAGATAATACATTTATGTCACCATATCTACAAAGACCTTTGGAATTTGGGGCTGATATAGTTGTTCATAGTGCAACCAAATATTTAGGAGGCCATAGTAATGTAGTAGCTGGATTAATAGTGGTAAATGATGAAAAGCTATGGGACAAGCTACACTTTATACAAAATTCAACTGGAGGAGTACTCGGACCTTTTGATTCATTTTTATTGCTACAGGGAATAAAAACTTTAGGGGTCAGATTAGATAGGCATAATGAAAATGCAGAAAATATAGTAGATTTTTTATCACAAAATGAATATGTCGATAAAATTTATTATCCAGGTTTAAAGGCGTCAAAAGGATATGATATTCATAAAAAACAAGCTTCAGGATTTGGTGGAGTATTATCTTTTGTTATTAATGAAAAAGTCGATTATAAAAAGTTTCTAAGTTCATTAAGACTTATAACTTTAGGAGAAAGTTTAGGAGGAGTTGAATCATTAATATGTCATCCAGCAACTATGACTCATGCAGCAATACCATATAAAATAAGACAGGAAGTTGGAATTGTTGATAATCTGGTAAGATTATCAGTTGGAATAGAGAATATTGATGATTTATTAGAAGATTTAAATAATGCATTTAAGGAGAGTAAAGTAAAATGA
- a CDS encoding methionine ABC transporter ATP-binding protein, whose product MIELKNIKKTYEADNLSVEALKGISLNIGKADIFGIIGYSGSGKSTLIRCINLLEKPDSGQVIFNGKDLNKLSERDLRRERQKIGMIFQHFNLLSYDTVYANVALPLVYKGLNKKEIEEKVDNLLEIVGLSDKKNAYPSQLSGGQKQRVSIARALANDPEVLLSDEATSALDPQTTDSILNLLKDLNKKFGLTIVIITHEMQVIKEICNKVAVLSDGRIVEQGTALEVFSKPKHEITKEFVASIFQSDKIYELLNNESISKIVKNKGIVVRLLFTGSSANDAYISTISREFQINLSVIFGNIEIIQDEPVGCLFIAFSGEAYKIKKAINYLEEEKVQIDFIRGEENLLEVEVV is encoded by the coding sequence ATGATTGAGCTTAAGAATATTAAAAAGACATATGAAGCTGATAACCTGTCAGTAGAAGCTTTAAAGGGTATTTCACTGAATATAGGGAAAGCTGATATCTTTGGAATCATTGGGTATAGCGGTTCGGGAAAGAGTACCTTAATTAGATGCATAAACTTATTAGAGAAGCCTGATAGTGGACAAGTAATTTTTAATGGGAAAGACTTAAATAAGTTATCGGAACGTGATTTAAGAAGAGAAAGACAAAAAATAGGAATGATATTTCAACATTTTAATTTGTTATCGTATGATACGGTGTATGCTAATGTAGCACTTCCACTAGTTTATAAAGGACTTAATAAGAAGGAGATAGAAGAAAAAGTAGATAATTTACTGGAAATCGTGGGACTTTCAGATAAGAAAAATGCATATCCATCTCAATTAAGTGGAGGTCAAAAACAGAGAGTTTCAATTGCAAGAGCATTAGCTAATGACCCAGAAGTACTATTAAGCGATGAGGCAACATCAGCTTTAGATCCGCAGACTACTGATTCAATATTAAATTTATTGAAAGATCTAAATAAAAAATTTGGGTTAACTATTGTAATTATTACTCATGAAATGCAGGTGATAAAGGAAATTTGTAACAAAGTAGCAGTACTTAGTGATGGTAGAATTGTAGAACAAGGAACAGCTTTAGAAGTATTCTCAAAACCAAAACATGAGATTACAAAAGAATTTGTAGCTAGTATATTCCAAAGTGACAAGATATATGAACTTTTAAATAATGAATCAATTTCAAAAATAGTAAAAAATAAAGGGATAGTAGTACGTTTATTATTTACAGGATCAAGTGCAAATGACGCGTATATATCTACAATATCACGAGAATTTCAAATAAATTTAAGTGTTATTTTTGGAAATATTGAGATTATACAAGATGAACCAGTAGGATGTTTGTTTATAGCTTTTTCAGGTGAAGCATATAAAATAAAAAAAGCAATTAACTATTTAGAAGAAGAGAAAGTTCAAATAGATTTTATTAGAGGCGAAGAAAATCTTTTAGAAGTGGAGGTAGTATAA